From Pseudomonas fluorescens, one genomic window encodes:
- a CDS encoding ABC transporter ATP-binding protein: protein MYDQPDGGPQSKRVDRLSWAEIRRLALKHKKALWIANGVAVLATLCSVPIPLLLPLLVDEVLLGHGDAALKVMNHALPTAWQSAAGYIGLMLLITLTLRCSALLFNVVQAKLFAGLAKDIVYRIRLRLIERLKRISLGEYESLGSGTVTTHLVTDLDTLDKFVGETLSRFLVAMLTLVGTAGILMWMHWQLALLILLFNPLVIYATVQLGKRVKHLKKLENDSTSRFTQALTETLDAIQEIRAGNRQGFFLGRLGSRAQEVRNYAVNSQWKSDASSRASGLLFQFGIDIFRAAAMLTVLFSDLSIGQMLAVFSYLWFMIGPVEQLLNLQYAYYAAGGALTRINELLSRADEPQYPAGVDPFKGRDTVGIEVQGLSFSYGDEPVLDQMNLIIAPGEKVAIVGASGGGKSTLVQLLLGLYTPQAGAIRFGGATQQEIGLDTIRENVAVVLQHPALFNDSIRANLTMGRERSDEACWAALQIAQLDSTVRSLPHGLDSIVGRSGVRLSGGQRQRLAIARMVLAEPKVVILDEATSALDAATEYNLHQALARFLSGRTTLIIAHRLSAVKQADRVLVFDGGQIAEDGDHQQLIAEGGLYAKLYGHLQQL from the coding sequence GTGTATGACCAGCCTGACGGTGGGCCACAATCCAAACGGGTAGATCGACTGAGTTGGGCCGAAATCCGTCGTCTGGCGCTGAAACACAAAAAAGCCTTGTGGATCGCCAACGGCGTCGCCGTGCTGGCGACCCTGTGCAGTGTGCCGATTCCTTTGCTGCTGCCGCTGCTGGTGGATGAAGTGCTGCTCGGGCATGGCGATGCTGCGTTGAAAGTCATGAACCACGCACTGCCAACGGCCTGGCAAAGCGCTGCTGGCTACATCGGCCTGATGCTGCTGATTACCCTGACGCTGCGTTGTTCAGCCCTGTTGTTCAACGTGGTCCAGGCCAAGCTGTTCGCCGGTCTGGCCAAGGACATTGTCTACCGCATTCGATTGCGCCTGATTGAGCGTCTCAAGCGTATTTCTCTGGGCGAGTACGAAAGCCTGGGCAGTGGCACGGTCACCACCCACCTGGTCACCGACTTGGACACCCTGGACAAGTTTGTCGGTGAAACCCTGAGTCGCTTCCTGGTGGCCATGCTCACACTGGTGGGCACCGCCGGGATACTGATGTGGATGCACTGGCAGCTGGCATTGCTGATCCTGCTGTTCAACCCGCTGGTGATCTACGCCACGGTGCAGTTGGGCAAGCGGGTCAAGCACCTGAAGAAGCTGGAGAATGACAGCACCTCGCGTTTCACCCAGGCGCTGACCGAAACCCTCGATGCGATCCAGGAAATCCGCGCCGGCAACCGCCAGGGCTTTTTCCTCGGCCGACTCGGGAGCCGCGCGCAAGAGGTGCGCAACTATGCAGTCAATTCGCAATGGAAGAGTGATGCGTCGAGCCGTGCCAGCGGTTTGCTGTTCCAGTTCGGCATCGATATCTTTCGCGCCGCGGCCATGCTCACCGTGTTGTTTTCCGACCTGTCGATCGGCCAGATGCTCGCGGTGTTCAGCTACCTGTGGTTCATGATTGGCCCGGTCGAGCAATTGCTGAACCTGCAATACGCCTATTACGCCGCCGGTGGTGCGCTGACGCGGATCAACGAGTTGCTGTCGCGCGCTGACGAACCGCAGTACCCGGCAGGCGTCGACCCGTTCAAGGGGCGAGACACCGTGGGCATCGAGGTCCAGGGCCTGAGCTTCAGTTATGGCGACGAACCTGTGCTGGATCAGATGAACCTGATCATCGCCCCGGGGGAAAAGGTCGCCATTGTCGGTGCCAGCGGTGGCGGGAAGAGCACCCTGGTGCAGTTGCTCCTGGGGCTCTACACGCCGCAAGCCGGGGCCATTCGGTTCGGTGGCGCAACGCAGCAGGAGATTGGCCTCGACACCATCCGCGAGAACGTCGCCGTGGTGCTGCAACACCCGGCGTTATTCAACGACAGCATCCGCGCCAACCTGACCATGGGCCGCGAGCGCAGTGACGAGGCGTGCTGGGCGGCTCTGCAGATTGCTCAACTCGACAGCACGGTCAGGTCGCTGCCGCATGGCCTGGACAGTATTGTCGGGCGTTCCGGGGTACGCCTGTCCGGTGGCCAGCGCCAACGCCTGGCAATCGCGCGCATGGTGTTGGCGGAGCCCAAGGTGGTGATTCTCGATGAAGCCACTTCGGCGCTGGATGCCGCCACCGAGTACAACCTGCACCAGGCCCTGGCCCGGTTTCTCAGTGGCCGGACCACCTTGATCATCGCCCATCGCCTGTCGGCGGTTAAACAGGCGGATCGGGTGCTGGTGTTCGATGGCGGGCAGATCGCCGAAGACGGCGACCACCAGCAATTGATTGCCGAGGGTGGCTTGTACGCCAAGCTGTATGGGCATTTGCAGCAGTTGTAG
- the trhO gene encoding oxygen-dependent tRNA uridine(34) hydroxylase TrhO — MTQAIVVAALYKFVTLEDYVALREPLLQAMVDNGIKGTLLIAEEGINGTVSGSREGIDGLIAWLKNDPRMHDIDHKESYCDEQPFYRTKVKLKKEIVTLGVEGVDPNKKVGTYVDPKDWNALISDPQVLLIDTRNDYEVSIGTFEGAIDPKTTSFREFPDYIKANFDPAVHKKVAMFCTGGIRCEKASSYMLSEGFGEVFHLKGGILKYLEEVPQEETKWQGDCFVFDNRVTVRHDLSEGDYDQCHACRTPVSVEDRVSEHYVAGISCPHCWDTLSEKTRRSAIDRQKQIELAKARNQPHPIGYNYKQPSTEA; from the coding sequence ATGACACAAGCCATTGTCGTGGCGGCACTGTATAAGTTCGTCACCCTGGAAGATTACGTCGCCCTGCGCGAGCCACTGCTGCAGGCAATGGTTGATAACGGCATCAAGGGCACCCTGCTGATTGCCGAAGAAGGCATCAACGGCACCGTTTCCGGCAGCCGTGAAGGGATCGATGGCCTGATTGCCTGGCTGAAGAACGACCCCCGCATGCACGATATCGATCACAAGGAATCCTACTGCGACGAGCAGCCGTTCTATCGGACCAAGGTCAAGCTCAAGAAAGAGATCGTCACCCTGGGCGTTGAAGGCGTCGACCCGAACAAAAAGGTCGGCACCTACGTTGATCCAAAAGACTGGAACGCGTTGATCAGCGACCCGCAAGTGCTGTTGATCGATACCCGTAACGACTACGAAGTGTCGATCGGCACCTTCGAAGGCGCCATCGACCCGAAGACCACCAGCTTTCGCGAATTCCCCGACTACATCAAAGCCAACTTCGACCCGGCGGTTCACAAGAAGGTCGCGATGTTCTGCACCGGCGGCATTCGTTGCGAAAAAGCCTCGAGCTACATGCTCAGCGAGGGTTTCGGCGAAGTTTTCCACCTCAAGGGCGGGATCCTCAAGTACCTCGAAGAAGTGCCGCAGGAAGAAACCAAATGGCAGGGCGACTGCTTCGTGTTCGATAACCGGGTCACGGTTCGTCACGACCTGAGCGAAGGCGACTACGATCAATGTCATGCCTGCCGTACGCCGGTAAGCGTTGAAGACCGTGTGTCCGAGCATTACGTGGCCGGCATCAGTTGCCCGCATTGCTGGGATACGCTGAGCGAGAAAACCCGCCGCAGTGCCATCGACCGGCAGAAGCAGATCGAACTGGCCAAGGCTCGCAACCAGCCGCACCCGATCGGCTACAACTACAAGCAACCATCGACCGAGGCCTGA
- a CDS encoding BolA family protein, producing the protein MTMQQRIESTLSALQPAHLEVLDESHMHSRGLQTHFKAVVVSEQFAGLNSVKRHQKVYATLGDLMGEFHALALHTYTPEEWAKIGVAPASPTCAGGSKH; encoded by the coding sequence ATGACCATGCAACAACGTATTGAGTCGACGCTGAGCGCGTTGCAGCCTGCTCACCTGGAGGTGCTGGACGAAAGTCACATGCACAGCCGCGGGCTGCAGACCCACTTCAAGGCAGTCGTGGTCAGCGAGCAGTTCGCCGGACTCAACAGCGTCAAGCGTCACCAGAAGGTCTACGCCACCCTGGGTGACCTGATGGGCGAGTTCCATGCCCTGGCGCTGCACACCTACACCCCTGAAGAATGGGCAAAGATCGGCGTCGCGCCTGCGTCACCGACCTGTGCCGGCGGCAGCAAGCACTAA
- a CDS encoding DUF2059 domain-containing protein: protein MTRLRAICTAVALVCASGQAFADTASHNASAEAFLTLAHADKLGTPVYMQVQQMFAQRFAQTQAPESKKALLETYQAKANAALDQAIGWNKLKPDMVKLYTSNFSESELKDLVAFYKSPLGKKVLEKMPQLTQQSAQMTQAKLESAVPVVNKLLADMTAELDPKAAAAAKKKP, encoded by the coding sequence ATGACCCGTCTTCGTGCCATCTGTACTGCGGTTGCTCTGGTCTGTGCCAGCGGCCAGGCTTTCGCCGATACCGCCAGCCACAACGCCAGCGCCGAGGCCTTCCTGACCCTGGCGCATGCTGACAAGCTGGGCACTCCGGTGTACATGCAGGTGCAGCAGATGTTCGCCCAGCGCTTTGCCCAGACCCAGGCACCGGAGTCGAAAAAAGCCCTGCTGGAAACCTACCAGGCCAAGGCCAACGCCGCGCTGGATCAAGCCATTGGCTGGAACAAGCTGAAGCCGGACATGGTCAAGCTGTACACCAGCAACTTTAGTGAATCCGAACTCAAGGACCTGGTGGCGTTCTACAAGTCGCCTCTGGGCAAGAAAGTCCTGGAAAAAATGCCTCAGCTGACCCAACAGTCGGCCCAGATGACCCAGGCCAAGCTGGAAAGCGCAGTGCCGGTGGTCAACAAGCTGTTGGCCGACATGACGGCCGAACTTGATCCAAAAGCGGCCGCCGCCGCGAAGAAAAAGCCATAA
- a CDS encoding class II fumarate hydratase translates to MSRIETDSLGQVEVPDDAYWGAQTQRSLINFAIGTERMPLAVLHALALIKKAAARVNDRNGDLPADIARLIEQAADEVLDGEHDEQFPLVVWQTGSGTQSNMNVNEVIAGRANELAGNPRGGKTPVHPNDHVNRSQSSNDCFPTAMHIAAVQAVQQHLLPAINELSGGLAELAARHMKLVKTGRTHMMDATPITFGQEISAFIAQLDYAERAIRAALPAVCELAQGGTAVGTGLNSPHGFGEAIAAELAALSGLPFVTAPNKFAALAGHEPLTNLSGALKTLAVTLMKIANDLRLLGSGPRAGFAEVKLPANEPGSSIMPGKVNPTQCEALSMLACQVLGNDVAIGFAASQGHLQLNVFKPVIIHNLLQSIRLLGDGCSNFQLHCIAGLEPDAEQMAAHLERGLMLVTALNPHIGYDKSAEIAKKAYAENLTLREAALQLGYLTDEQFDAWVRPENMLEAGKQG, encoded by the coding sequence ATGAGCCGTATAGAAACCGACAGCCTTGGCCAGGTTGAAGTCCCGGATGACGCCTACTGGGGCGCCCAGACCCAACGTTCGCTGATCAATTTCGCCATCGGCACCGAGCGCATGCCACTGGCTGTCCTGCACGCCCTGGCGCTGATCAAGAAAGCCGCGGCGCGGGTCAATGATCGCAATGGCGACCTGCCTGCCGACATCGCCCGGCTGATTGAGCAAGCTGCCGACGAAGTGCTCGACGGCGAACACGACGAGCAATTCCCATTGGTGGTCTGGCAGACCGGCAGCGGCACCCAGAGCAACATGAACGTCAATGAGGTGATTGCCGGTCGCGCCAACGAGTTGGCCGGCAACCCGCGTGGCGGCAAGACCCCGGTGCACCCGAACGATCACGTCAATCGCTCGCAGAGTTCCAACGACTGCTTCCCCACCGCCATGCACATTGCCGCTGTCCAGGCCGTGCAACAGCACCTGCTGCCGGCGATCAACGAGCTATCCGGCGGCCTGGCCGAACTGGCCGCGCGCCACATGAAGCTGGTGAAGACCGGGCGTACCCACATGATGGACGCCACGCCTATCACCTTCGGCCAGGAAATTTCTGCGTTCATCGCCCAACTCGACTATGCCGAACGCGCCATTCGCGCGGCGTTGCCGGCGGTCTGCGAGCTGGCCCAGGGCGGTACCGCCGTCGGCACCGGGCTCAACTCGCCCCATGGTTTTGGCGAGGCGATTGCCGCCGAACTGGCCGCCCTCTCCGGCTTGCCGTTCGTCACCGCACCGAACAAGTTCGCTGCGCTGGCCGGCCATGAGCCGTTGACCAACTTGTCCGGCGCCCTGAAAACCCTGGCCGTGACCCTGATGAAAATCGCCAACGACCTGCGCCTGCTCGGCTCTGGCCCGCGCGCCGGTTTTGCTGAGGTCAAGCTGCCGGCCAACGAACCCGGCAGCTCGATCATGCCGGGCAAGGTCAACCCGACTCAATGCGAAGCCCTGTCGATGCTGGCCTGCCAGGTGTTGGGCAACGACGTGGCGATCGGCTTCGCGGCGAGCCAGGGTCACCTGCAACTGAACGTGTTCAAGCCGGTGATCATCCACAACCTGCTGCAATCGATCCGTCTGCTGGGGGATGGCTGCAGTAACTTCCAACTGCACTGCATCGCCGGACTGGAGCCGGATGCCGAGCAAATGGCTGCCCATCTGGAACGTGGCTTGATGCTGGTGACCGCGCTGAACCCGCACATCGGCTACGACAAGTCGGCCGAGATCGCCAAGAAGGCCTACGCAGAAAACCTGACCCTGCGCGAAGCGGCGTTGCAGTTGGGCTACCTGACGGACGAGCAGTTCGACGCCTGGGTGCGCCCGGAAAACATGCTCGAGGCCGGCAAGCAGGGCTGA
- a CDS encoding DsbA family protein — translation MCSWCYGFAPVAEALVEQAQAAGVELHIVVGGLRTGSGAALEPTTRRYILEHWQAVHEATGQPFKFDGALPDGFVYDTEPACRALVAARSLAPDCAWTLLKLIQQAFYAQGRDVTHASVLVELAEQAGLPRIEFADVFDRAEQHTATATDFTWVQDLGIAGFPTLLAERNGQLALLTNGYQPLSELSPLLGRWLERAACV, via the coding sequence ATGTGTTCCTGGTGCTACGGGTTCGCCCCGGTGGCCGAGGCATTGGTCGAGCAGGCGCAGGCCGCAGGCGTCGAGTTGCACATTGTGGTGGGTGGTCTGCGCACCGGTAGCGGCGCGGCGCTGGAGCCTACGACCCGACGGTATATCCTCGAGCACTGGCAGGCGGTCCATGAGGCCACCGGTCAGCCGTTCAAGTTCGACGGCGCGCTGCCCGACGGTTTTGTCTACGACACCGAGCCCGCGTGCCGGGCCCTGGTCGCGGCGCGCAGCCTGGCACCGGATTGTGCGTGGACACTGCTGAAGCTGATTCAGCAGGCGTTTTATGCACAGGGTCGCGACGTTACCCACGCCAGCGTGCTGGTGGAACTGGCCGAACAAGCGGGCCTGCCGCGTATCGAATTCGCCGACGTGTTCGACCGTGCCGAGCAGCATACGGCCACCGCTACCGATTTTACTTGGGTCCAGGATCTGGGCATCGCCGGCTTTCCGACCCTGCTGGCCGAGCGCAATGGTCAACTGGCTTTGTTGACCAATGGCTATCAACCGCTCAGCGAGCTGTCGCCGCTGCTCGGTCGTTGGCTGGAGCGCGCCGCCTGTGTATGA